A region from the Panicum hallii strain FIL2 chromosome 1, PHallii_v3.1, whole genome shotgun sequence genome encodes:
- the LOC112903147 gene encoding protein SPT2 homolog isoform X2 yields the protein MASKFDDETNQLEDEYCDQDDDDLGDFIVYSDDEDDELSKHKHQRQEELEDGMKEEVEEEVEPVEEVDEAEEEVEMEEAPVGQQEILSLREQLKEKIRRKNAAMTAGTCKARCSSSVNQTILPPGKDGYGTFFGPSKPVLARRVIEEGCSSFMKERENVSSRKGAQLVSKVQPGTVENLQKPKFVSEEKRKVDALRENRDYSSLFSDDADNAQPTKEQPDNRTLLLVPKSESHVRGGAMNSAGMSTMPSGQPARLSSKDNASFQARVHRKAGSLGKDSLADRKRMIAAGINGSNLPNMKKKTPGLNPSSNSQKLQPSLQSKRPQASVPSRRQQQPASQARRMQKQLQSPRPQGNGRQLSLQGRRPDGSVQGQRIVQNGSAQLNGRLKSEQKRLDPYSKLKASHPMDKRAMKRKSDDGMGKYSLMIRKIFNYDPRKFMDGDEDDRNMEADFSSIEKEERRSAALARKEDQEQLRLIQEEERRERAMKKKKLAHKE from the exons ATGGCGAGCAAATTCGACGACGAAACCAAT CAATTGGAGGACGAATATTGCgaccaagatgatgatgacctCGGTGATTTCATCGTGTAtagcgatgatgaagatgacgagTTGTCAAAGCATAAGCATCAGCGGCAAGAGGAGTTGGAGGATGGCATGAAAGAGGAAGTGGAAGAGGAAGTTGAGCCGGTAGAGGAGGTTGATGAGGCGGAGGAAGAGGTGGAGATGGAGGAGGCTCCAGTTGGGCAGCAAGAGATACTCAGCCTGAGGGAGCAGTTAAAGGAGAAAATTAGGAGGAAAAATGCGGCAATGACTGCTGGAACCTGCAAGGCTAGATGCTCATCGTCTGTGAATCAGACGATATTGCCACCAGGGAAGGATGG ATATGGCACCTTTTTTGGTCCATCAAAGCCAGTGCTTGCTCGCCGAGTCATTGAAGAAGGATGCTCTTCGTTCATGAAAGAACGAGAAAATGTGTCGTCCAGA AAAGGTGCTCAGTTGGTTTCAAAGGTGCAACCTGGCACAGTCGAGAATCTGCAGAAGCCAAAGTTTGTTAGTGAG GAGAAAAGAAAGGTTGATGCACTTCGTGAGAACCGAGACTACTCATCTTTGTTCTCAGATGATGCTGATAATGCACAACCTACAAAAGAGCAACCTGACAATAGGACGCTTCTTCTTGTTCCCAAATCTG AGTCTCATGTTCGTGGTGGGGCAATGAATTCTGCTGGTATGAGCACGATGCCCTCAGGTCAGCCTGCCCGATTATCATCAAAAGACAATGCTTCCTTTCAGGCTCGTGTCCATCGTAAGGCAGGGTCTCTGGGAAAGGACTCTCTTGCAGACAGAAAAAGGATGATTGCTGCTGGTATAAACGGGTCCAACCTCCCTAACATGAAGAAGAAGACTCCAGGGTTGAATCCATCCTCGAATAGCCAAAAGCTGCAGCCGTCACTACAGAGCAAGAGGCCACAGGCGTCGGTTCCTAGCCGGAGGCAGCAGCAGCCGGCGTCCCAGGCCCGGAGGATGCAGAAGCAGTTGCAGAGTCCGAGGCCGCAAGGCAATGGCCGTCAGCTATCCTTGCAAGGTCGAAGGCCTGATGGATCTGTACAAGGTCAGCGTATTGTGCAGAATGGATCGGCTCAGCTCAATGGGAGATTGAAGTCAGAACAAAAGCGGCTCGATCCTTACTCGAAACTCAAG GCTTCTCATCCAATGGATAAGCGTGCAATGAAAAGAAAATCTGATGATGGAATGGGAAAATATTCATTGATGATTAGAAAAATTTTTAA CTATGATCCTAGAAAATTTATGGACGGAGATGAAGATGACCGTAACATGGAAGCTGATTTTTCTAGCATCGAGAAGGAAGAGAGAAGAAG TGCTGCACTTGCAAGGAAAGAGGACCAGGAGCAGCTCCGCCTGATCCAGGAAGAAGAGAGACGCGAACGTGCAATGAAGAAGAAAAAGTTAGCACACAAGGAATAG
- the LOC112903147 gene encoding protein SPT2 homolog isoform X1 codes for MASKFDDETNQQLEDEYCDQDDDDLGDFIVYSDDEDDELSKHKHQRQEELEDGMKEEVEEEVEPVEEVDEAEEEVEMEEAPVGQQEILSLREQLKEKIRRKNAAMTAGTCKARCSSSVNQTILPPGKDGYGTFFGPSKPVLARRVIEEGCSSFMKERENVSSRKGAQLVSKVQPGTVENLQKPKFVSEEKRKVDALRENRDYSSLFSDDADNAQPTKEQPDNRTLLLVPKSESHVRGGAMNSAGMSTMPSGQPARLSSKDNASFQARVHRKAGSLGKDSLADRKRMIAAGINGSNLPNMKKKTPGLNPSSNSQKLQPSLQSKRPQASVPSRRQQQPASQARRMQKQLQSPRPQGNGRQLSLQGRRPDGSVQGQRIVQNGSAQLNGRLKSEQKRLDPYSKLKASHPMDKRAMKRKSDDGMGKYSLMIRKIFNYDPRKFMDGDEDDRNMEADFSSIEKEERRSAALARKEDQEQLRLIQEEERRERAMKKKKLAHKE; via the exons ATGGCGAGCAAATTCGACGACGAAACCAAT CAGCAATTGGAGGACGAATATTGCgaccaagatgatgatgacctCGGTGATTTCATCGTGTAtagcgatgatgaagatgacgagTTGTCAAAGCATAAGCATCAGCGGCAAGAGGAGTTGGAGGATGGCATGAAAGAGGAAGTGGAAGAGGAAGTTGAGCCGGTAGAGGAGGTTGATGAGGCGGAGGAAGAGGTGGAGATGGAGGAGGCTCCAGTTGGGCAGCAAGAGATACTCAGCCTGAGGGAGCAGTTAAAGGAGAAAATTAGGAGGAAAAATGCGGCAATGACTGCTGGAACCTGCAAGGCTAGATGCTCATCGTCTGTGAATCAGACGATATTGCCACCAGGGAAGGATGG ATATGGCACCTTTTTTGGTCCATCAAAGCCAGTGCTTGCTCGCCGAGTCATTGAAGAAGGATGCTCTTCGTTCATGAAAGAACGAGAAAATGTGTCGTCCAGA AAAGGTGCTCAGTTGGTTTCAAAGGTGCAACCTGGCACAGTCGAGAATCTGCAGAAGCCAAAGTTTGTTAGTGAG GAGAAAAGAAAGGTTGATGCACTTCGTGAGAACCGAGACTACTCATCTTTGTTCTCAGATGATGCTGATAATGCACAACCTACAAAAGAGCAACCTGACAATAGGACGCTTCTTCTTGTTCCCAAATCTG AGTCTCATGTTCGTGGTGGGGCAATGAATTCTGCTGGTATGAGCACGATGCCCTCAGGTCAGCCTGCCCGATTATCATCAAAAGACAATGCTTCCTTTCAGGCTCGTGTCCATCGTAAGGCAGGGTCTCTGGGAAAGGACTCTCTTGCAGACAGAAAAAGGATGATTGCTGCTGGTATAAACGGGTCCAACCTCCCTAACATGAAGAAGAAGACTCCAGGGTTGAATCCATCCTCGAATAGCCAAAAGCTGCAGCCGTCACTACAGAGCAAGAGGCCACAGGCGTCGGTTCCTAGCCGGAGGCAGCAGCAGCCGGCGTCCCAGGCCCGGAGGATGCAGAAGCAGTTGCAGAGTCCGAGGCCGCAAGGCAATGGCCGTCAGCTATCCTTGCAAGGTCGAAGGCCTGATGGATCTGTACAAGGTCAGCGTATTGTGCAGAATGGATCGGCTCAGCTCAATGGGAGATTGAAGTCAGAACAAAAGCGGCTCGATCCTTACTCGAAACTCAAG GCTTCTCATCCAATGGATAAGCGTGCAATGAAAAGAAAATCTGATGATGGAATGGGAAAATATTCATTGATGATTAGAAAAATTTTTAA CTATGATCCTAGAAAATTTATGGACGGAGATGAAGATGACCGTAACATGGAAGCTGATTTTTCTAGCATCGAGAAGGAAGAGAGAAGAAG TGCTGCACTTGCAAGGAAAGAGGACCAGGAGCAGCTCCGCCTGATCCAGGAAGAAGAGAGACGCGAACGTGCAATGAAGAAGAAAAAGTTAGCACACAAGGAATAG
- the LOC112880545 gene encoding uncharacterized protein LOC112880545 — MAAPTSAAAAADTATPPPPPSAEPAAAPALDQVSHPPPPQPDAPAQPPAPAPAPAPAPKKRKLEEAGFHTSDYYKIRAVVADLRVRFVQVYQATNFRNTDAAREILKEIKGVMELSKKMRLKLGATPDPVKSTEKPSAVPVKEEPVKPAEKPQAGPVKDEPVKPLEKHSAEHVKDEHAKPLEKPSAEPVKDEPAKPLEKPSAEPMKDEPLKPTGPAPAGENNQVPGVGQATISPNNAGVDSAVKNDNSDAQQ; from the exons ATGGCCGCTCCgacttccgccgccgccgctgccgacaCAGCCACCCCGCCTCCTCCACCGTCGGCAGAGCCCGCGGCTGCACCTGCACTGGATCAGGTCTCTCATCCTCCTCCCCCTCAGCCCGACGcacctgcgcaacccccggcgccagcgccagccccagccccagccccGAAAAAGCGGAAGCTGGAGGAGGCGGGGTTCCATACCTCCGACTACTACAAGATCCGCGCCGTCGTAGCCGACCTGCGTGTCCGCTTCGTCCAG GTTTACCAAGCTACCAATTTCCGCAACACTGATGCTGCGCGTGAGATCCTGAAAG AAATAAAGGGAGTCATGGAACTATCCAAGAAAATGAGGCTCAAGCTTGGTGCTACACCTGACCCTGTGAAATCAACAGAGAAGCCTTCAGCTGTACCTGTGAAGGAAGAGCCTGTGAAGCCAGCAGAGAAGCCTCAAGCTGGACCTGTGAAGGATGAGCCTGTGAAACCATTGGAGAAGCATTCAGCTGAACATGTGAAGGATGAGCATGCGAAACCATTAGAGAAGCCTTCAGCCGAACCTGTGAAGGATGAGCCTGCGAAACCATTAGAGAAGCCTTCAGCTGAACCTATGAAGGATGAGCCTCTGAAACCCACCGGGCCAGCTCCAGCTGGAGAAAATAATCAAGTTCCCGGGGTAGGTCAGGCTACGATTTCTCCTAATAACGCAGGTGTTGATTCAGCAGTCAAGAATGATAACTCAGATGCGCAGCAGTGA
- the LOC112898412 gene encoding uncharacterized protein LOC112898412 encodes METRGVLELLLVSAEDLKHSHHHPRRSKRHYVTVECGGKTASSKITQGRGKKIWWNEKFRFPLSDAECKELAKVTLTIMEIDKFAEDIPVGETKVHVGEIISEGGEQEFLQVKPAPYNVVLEDGTYKGVLKLGIKFISSVRLAPSTDCVRGSVPAARQPSVGYGLFLNFACPSIPWRRLFFFCSRSSDGQSGNKDL; translated from the exons ATGGAAACCAGAGGAGTTCTGGAACTTCTGTTGGTCAGCGCCGAGGACCTCAAGCATAGCCATCATCACCCGCGAC GATCAAAGAGACACTACGTGACCGTCGAGTGCGGTGGTAAAACTGCGAGCAGCAAAATTACGCAAG GTAGAGGTAAAAAGATCTGGTGGAACGAGAAGTTCAGGTTTCCGTTGTCGGACGCCGAGTGCAAAGAGCTGGCGAAGGTGACGCTGACGATCATGGAGATCGACAAGTTCGCCGAAGACATTCCTGTCGGCGAAACCAA GGTGCACGTCGGCGAGATCATCAGCGAGGGCGGCGAGCAGGAGTTCCTGCAGGTGAAGCCGGCGCCGTACAACGTCGTGCTGGAGGACGGCACCTACAAGGGCGTGCTCAAGCTGGGCATCAAGTTCATCTCCAGC GTGAGACTGGCGCCGTCCACGGACTGCGTGCGGGGGTCGGTGCCGGCGGCAAGGCAGCCGAGCGTCGGCTACGGGTTGTTTCTCAACTTCGCGTGCCCGAGCATCCCGTGGAGGcggctcttcttcttctgcagTCGCTCGAGCGACGGACAGAGCGGCAACAAAGACCTGTGA
- the LOC112878823 gene encoding calcium-binding mitochondrial carrier protein Aralar2 — translation MSSTRRASKAAKSKINYHRLSLDEHQLFEPDALVTKDRDANHQLSQSPQSGRTYTDRRLTTPQFVSALTGIWNLVGHPESSSTTQRSDSHGISSREDPVCFSRDQQRHILTPSCVENSSGLSSRSCLSTPKSDYEDLNSVKKMLMLTSFSNIFGVSSTWRHMHSINKIGGAQYLQCANVYSMQTKKTEEIGTSESSKRSMCEETYAASTNMDITDDDYSSQTRSTPTELCTSSIEEASTTHDCESSLHDTESNLEIFHEDPNFSASSVHHMEIAKEARIMAGNQISSKACTDSQVDTLTRSCLVGDNVVLDPANADEYAYADGIYLQHSVDKCSHERQPTFEHRFDGAVTINRHAVAGALAGTAVSVSLHPVDTVKTIIQANSCGQSSFNQTLRRTLVERGVLGLYGGLASKLACSAPISAIYTLTYEIVKGALLPVLPEEYHSIAHCAAGGCSSIATSFVFTPSECIKQQMQVGSQYQNCWNALVGCLKRGGIASLYAGWGAVLCRNIPHSIVKFYAYESLKQSILKSAPDNAKLSSGETLLCGGFAGSTAALCTTPFDVVKTRVQLQALSPISKYDGVLHALKEIFRQEGFHGLYRGLTPRLAMYISQGAIFFTSYEFLKTIMFPEQEGPASSFGS, via the exons ATGAGCTCGACCCGTCGAGCTTCAAAAGCTGCAAAATCAAAAATCAATTACCACCGGCTTTCATTAGATGAGCACCAATTATTTGAGCCAGATGCTTTAGTTACTAAGGATCGAGATGCCAATCATCAACTGAGTCAAAGTCCTCAATCGGGCAGAACATATACTGATAGAAGATTGACCACTCCCCAGTTTGTATCAGCATTGACTGGGATCTGGAATCTTGTTGGCCACCCTGAATCATCTAGTACAACTCAAAGATCTGATAGCCATGGTATTTCAAGTAGGGAAGACCCTGTGTGTTTTAGCAGGGATCAACAAAGACACATATTAACACCTTCCTGTGTGGAAAACTCAAGTGGTCTGAGTTCTCGAAGTTGTTTATCTACACCAAAATCAGATTATGAAGATCTTAATTCAGTAAAGAAGATGTTAATGCTGACATCATTCAGTAACATTTTTGGTGTTTCATCCACATGGAGACATATGCACTCCATCAATAAGATTGGGGGTGCACAATATTTGCAATGTGCAAATGTATACTCCATGCAAACTAAAAAGACAGAAGAAATTGGGACTTCTGAAAGTAGCAAAAGAAGCATGTGTGAGGAAACTTATGCTGCTTCCACCAATATGGACATTACAGATGATGATTATTCCAGTCAAACAAGAAGCACACCTACTGAGCTATGTACTAGCTCAATTGAAGAAGCTAGCACTACACATGATTGTGAAAGTTCTCTACATGATACTGAATCCAATCTAGAGATATTTCATGAAGACCCTAATTTTTCAGCTTCCTCAGTCCATCATATGGAAATTGCCAAAGAGGCAAGGATAATGGCAGGAAATCAGATTTCCAGTAAGGCATGTACAGATTCTCAGGTTGACACACTGACACGGTCTTGTCTGGTTGGTGACAACGTTGTTCTTGATCCAGCAAATGCAGATGAATATGCTTATGCTGATGGCATATATCTGCAACATTCTGTTGATAAGTGTTCACATGAGCGTCAACCAACTTTTGAGCATCGATTTGATGGTGCTGTTACCATAAACAGGCATGCTGTGGCAGGAGCCTTAGCTGGGACAGCAGTCAGTGTTTCTTTGCATCCAGTTGATACAGTGAAAACCATAATTCAGGCTAACAGTTGTGGACAAAGTTCATTCAACCAAACACTGAGACGCACTCTTGTTGAGAGAG GTGTTCTGGGACTTTATGGAGGACTTGCCAGCAAACTTGCTTGTTCTGCACCCATTTCTGCAATTTATACCTTAACTTACGAAATTGTTAAGGGGGCTCTTCTACCTGTTTTGCCAGAG GAATATCATTCAATTGCACATTGTGCTGCTGGTGGTTGTTCTAGTATTGCAACATCCTTTGTTTTTACACCCAGCGAATGCATAAAACAACAAATGCAAGTGGGTTCTCAGTATCAGAATTGCTG GAATGCTTTAGTAGGATGCCTTAAAAGGGGTGGCATTGCTTCATTATATGCTGGATGGGGTGCTGTTCTTTGCAGAAATATCCCACATTCCATAGTAAAG TTTTATGCCTATGAGAGTCTGAAGCAGTCTATTTTGAAATCAGCACCTGATAATGCCAAGCTCAGTTCTGGCGAGACG CTTTTATGTGGAGGTTTTGCTGGGTCAACTGCTGCTTTGTGTACAACTCCATTTGATGTTGTCAAGACACGAGTGCAATTACAG GCACTCAGCCCTATTAGCAAGTATGACGGGGTTCTTCATGCACTAAAAGAAATTTTCCGGCAAGAAGGCTTTCATGGTCTTTACAG GGGTTTGACTCCAAGGCTGGCTATGTATATATCTCAAGGTGCTATATTCTTTACGTCCTATGAGTTTCTCAAAACAATTATGTTTCCTGAACAAGAGGGTCCTGCAAGTAGCTTTGGATCATGA
- the LOC112874334 gene encoding uncharacterized protein LOC112874334 has translation MEDAYGRTSAAVASCWGRFGLAALWRRLRRMGWPRRRYRTYVLGAGGLNYDPVSYSQNFDDGRVCECEPDFLDRFAARRLGIVGEVLAVRARFQPSGAHVLVVSSMSSQ, from the coding sequence ATGGAGGACGCGTACGGGCGCACGAGCGCGGCGGTCGCGTCCTGCTGGGGCCGGTTCGGCCTGGCGGCGCTGTGGCGCAGGCTCAGGCGGATGGGCTGGCCGCGCCGGCGCTACCGGACGTACGTGCTCGGCGCCGGCGGGCTCAACTACGACCCGGTCAGCTACTCCCAGAACTTCGACGACGGGAGGGTCTGCGAGTGCGAGCCCGACTTCCTGGACAGGTTCGCGGCGCGCCGGCTTGGCATCGTCGGTGAAGTCTTAGCCGTGCGTGCTAGGTTCCAGCCGTCTGGTGCGCATGTCTTGGTAGTCTCAAGCATGAGTAGTCAATAG
- the LOC112874076 gene encoding subtilisin-like protease SBT1.2 isoform X1 translates to MDPAKIALLFALSSALLPEAVAVPDDDTLTPSAQVGAVWKTSNMGEGVVIGVLDDGIDAGHPSFGDEGMPPPPARWRGRCKHPGVASCNNKLVGAREFTRHLRNPARRAPRAGTHGTHASSIAAGTPVRSADGGAVVSGVAPRAHLAFYQVCAGRGCTRSPIMHAVETALADGVDILSMSLGDDDGVGFHEDPVVAATFSAVMKGVFVCAAAGNKGPTPGSVANDAPWVLTVGASSESSPHPTTVAAFSSRGPSRNNGGVLKPEIVGPGVDILAAVPRSPRGPSFASLSGTSMSVPHLSGVAALIKSAHPTWSPAAIKSAIMTTADTSVADETGAPAGYFAMGAGLVNPAKAIDPGMVYDISPEEYIPYLCGLGYTDDQVNRIIYPAPAVHCADMENTEAKDLNTPSIMVALTADRPAVAVRRMVTNVGAAGSVYRADVSAPEGVSVTVIPGELQFDEVHQKASFTVTVERAPGVVLASDVLDAQIAWVSQEHAVRSPISISARF, encoded by the coding sequence ATGGATCCAGCAAAGATCGCTCTGCTCTTCGCGCTCTCCTCCGCGCTGCTCCCGGAGGCAGTAGCTGTGCCCGATGACGACACATTGACGCCGTCGGCGCAGGTCGGTGCGGTGTGGAAGACGAGCAACATGGGCGAAGGGGTTGTCATTGGGGTCCTCGACGACGGCATCGACGCGGGGCACCCGTCGTTCGGCGACGAGggcatgccgccgccgcccgccaggTGGCGGGGCCGGTGCAAGCACCCGGGCGTCGCGTCCTGCAACAACAAGCTCGTCGGCGCGAGGGAGTTCACGCGGCACCTTCGCAACCCCGCCCGCCGGGCGCCGAGGGCGGGCACGCACGGGACGCACGCGTCGAGCATCGCGGCTGGCACGCCCGTGCGAAGCGCTgacggcggcgcggtggtgTCCGGCgtggcgccgcgcgcgcacctCGCGTTCTACCAGGTGTGCGCGGGGCGGGGGTGCACGAGGAGCCCAATCATGCACGCCGTCGAGACGGCGCTCGCGGACGGAGTCGACATCCTATCCATGTCGCTCGGAGACGACGACGGCGTCGGGTTCCACGAGGACCCCGTTGTCGCGGCCACGTTCTCGGCTGTCATGAAGGGCGTCTTCGtctgcgccgccgcgggcaaCAAGGGCCCGACGCCGGGGTCAGTCGCGAACGACGCGCCGTGGGTACTCACGGTCGGCGCCAGCTCAGAGAGCTCTCCACACCCTACCACCGTCGCGGCGTTCTCCTCCCGGGGTCCGAGCCGCAACAACGGCGGCGTGCTGAAGCCGGAAATCGTGGGTCCTGGCGTCGACATCCTCGCGGCCGTGCCACGCTCACCGCGCGGCCCAAGCTTCGCGTCCCTCTCCGGCACGTCCATGTCGGTGCCGCACCTCAGCGGCGTCGCGGCGCTGATAAAGAGCGCGCACCCGACCTGGTCCCCCGCGGCCATCAAGTCCGCGATAATGACCACAGCCGACACGTCGGTCGCTGACGAGACCGGCGCGCCGGCGGGCTACTTCGCCATGGGCGCCGGGCTCGTCAACCCGGCCAAAGCCATCGACCCGGGCATGGTCTACGACATCTCACCGGAAGAGTACATCCCCTACCTCTGCGGGTTGGGCTACACCGACGACCAAGTGAACCGGATCATTTACCCTGCACCCGCCGTTCACTGCGCCGACATGGAGAACACCGAGGCGAAAGATCTCAATACCCCATCGATCATGGTCGCGCTGACGGCGGACAGGCCGGCCGTGGCGGTCAGGCGGATGGTGACCAACGTCGGAGCGGCCGGGTCGGTGTACCGGGCGGACGTGAGTGCGCCGGAGGGGGTCTCGGTCACGGTGATTCCTGGAGAATTGCAGTTCGACGAGGTGCACCAAAAGGCGAGCTTTACCGTCACCGTAGAAAGAGCTCCTGGCGTCGTGTTGGCGTCTGATGTTTTGGACGCGCAGATCGCGTGGGTGTCACAGGAGCATGCCGTGCGCAGTCCGATATCCATTTCTGCTAGGTTCTGA
- the LOC112874076 gene encoding subtilisin-like protease SBT1.8 isoform X2, with the protein MGEGVVIGVLDDGIDAGHPSFGDEGMPPPPARWRGRCKHPGVASCNNKLVGAREFTRHLRNPARRAPRAGTHGTHASSIAAGTPVRSADGGAVVSGVAPRAHLAFYQVCAGRGCTRSPIMHAVETALADGVDILSMSLGDDDGVGFHEDPVVAATFSAVMKGVFVCAAAGNKGPTPGSVANDAPWVLTVGASSESSPHPTTVAAFSSRGPSRNNGGVLKPEIVGPGVDILAAVPRSPRGPSFASLSGTSMSVPHLSGVAALIKSAHPTWSPAAIKSAIMTTADTSVADETGAPAGYFAMGAGLVNPAKAIDPGMVYDISPEEYIPYLCGLGYTDDQVNRIIYPAPAVHCADMENTEAKDLNTPSIMVALTADRPAVAVRRMVTNVGAAGSVYRADVSAPEGVSVTVIPGELQFDEVHQKASFTVTVERAPGVVLASDVLDAQIAWVSQEHAVRSPISISARF; encoded by the coding sequence ATGGGCGAAGGGGTTGTCATTGGGGTCCTCGACGACGGCATCGACGCGGGGCACCCGTCGTTCGGCGACGAGggcatgccgccgccgcccgccaggTGGCGGGGCCGGTGCAAGCACCCGGGCGTCGCGTCCTGCAACAACAAGCTCGTCGGCGCGAGGGAGTTCACGCGGCACCTTCGCAACCCCGCCCGCCGGGCGCCGAGGGCGGGCACGCACGGGACGCACGCGTCGAGCATCGCGGCTGGCACGCCCGTGCGAAGCGCTgacggcggcgcggtggtgTCCGGCgtggcgccgcgcgcgcacctCGCGTTCTACCAGGTGTGCGCGGGGCGGGGGTGCACGAGGAGCCCAATCATGCACGCCGTCGAGACGGCGCTCGCGGACGGAGTCGACATCCTATCCATGTCGCTCGGAGACGACGACGGCGTCGGGTTCCACGAGGACCCCGTTGTCGCGGCCACGTTCTCGGCTGTCATGAAGGGCGTCTTCGtctgcgccgccgcgggcaaCAAGGGCCCGACGCCGGGGTCAGTCGCGAACGACGCGCCGTGGGTACTCACGGTCGGCGCCAGCTCAGAGAGCTCTCCACACCCTACCACCGTCGCGGCGTTCTCCTCCCGGGGTCCGAGCCGCAACAACGGCGGCGTGCTGAAGCCGGAAATCGTGGGTCCTGGCGTCGACATCCTCGCGGCCGTGCCACGCTCACCGCGCGGCCCAAGCTTCGCGTCCCTCTCCGGCACGTCCATGTCGGTGCCGCACCTCAGCGGCGTCGCGGCGCTGATAAAGAGCGCGCACCCGACCTGGTCCCCCGCGGCCATCAAGTCCGCGATAATGACCACAGCCGACACGTCGGTCGCTGACGAGACCGGCGCGCCGGCGGGCTACTTCGCCATGGGCGCCGGGCTCGTCAACCCGGCCAAAGCCATCGACCCGGGCATGGTCTACGACATCTCACCGGAAGAGTACATCCCCTACCTCTGCGGGTTGGGCTACACCGACGACCAAGTGAACCGGATCATTTACCCTGCACCCGCCGTTCACTGCGCCGACATGGAGAACACCGAGGCGAAAGATCTCAATACCCCATCGATCATGGTCGCGCTGACGGCGGACAGGCCGGCCGTGGCGGTCAGGCGGATGGTGACCAACGTCGGAGCGGCCGGGTCGGTGTACCGGGCGGACGTGAGTGCGCCGGAGGGGGTCTCGGTCACGGTGATTCCTGGAGAATTGCAGTTCGACGAGGTGCACCAAAAGGCGAGCTTTACCGTCACCGTAGAAAGAGCTCCTGGCGTCGTGTTGGCGTCTGATGTTTTGGACGCGCAGATCGCGTGGGTGTCACAGGAGCATGCCGTGCGCAGTCCGATATCCATTTCTGCTAGGTTCTGA